The Desmonostoc muscorum LEGE 12446 genome includes a region encoding these proteins:
- a CDS encoding CHASE2 domain-containing protein, whose protein sequence is MQPRLWKIIKEEIRIWRVGAFPGIVVIALVIVARLSGSMQSLEWLAFDSFLRLRPEEPIDERIIIVGINQDDRLIDSSVSDRDLAALLWKLHRCQPRVIGLDIYRDFPVNPGHTELLAAFKNIKNLIVIEKVFPKQIAPPPNFSFEQIGFADQITDADGKLRRSLLITPTFQGEKLSLSLRLAEIYLAQKNISLKNSISDRTGIQFGNTPLPKLFPNSGGYVRTDVTGVQVLLNFRSGRKRFKTISLNDIKSNKFNSEWLRDRIVIVGITSPSRKDLITTSRITSNQPTKKQVYGVEIQAHAVSQIVSAVLDDRPLLNTWSDEWEYLWIFAWGFLGIAIARLSKSLLANIIIVITTTSSLIVASYFLLTWGWWVPVIPTIIVLTLNGIELTALYQCDQALRLGIKTRQDVIERTFETIHNGPLQSLAKVLKMVRCQDLPIKELLPELEKELEKLNHELRGIYDFLQREPPNQDSSLYLGNTLVLNLQDPLHEILYQVYSHTLARDFPCFRTIKVKIRTFEPIDERYLSIEQKQGLCRFLEEALCNVGKHAIGVTRLEVTCFSSEGWYTLSIIDDGLGVNSSREGRGTQQFRNLAKQLKGKFQRVPLSSKGTICELSWPVTKFWFSNK, encoded by the coding sequence ATGCAGCCTCGGCTTTGGAAAATAATCAAAGAAGAAATTCGGATTTGGCGTGTAGGTGCATTTCCAGGAATTGTAGTCATTGCACTGGTGATAGTTGCTCGTCTGAGTGGTTCAATGCAATCTTTAGAGTGGCTAGCTTTTGATAGTTTCCTGCGTCTGCGTCCTGAGGAACCTATAGATGAACGAATTATAATTGTGGGCATTAATCAAGACGATCGCCTCATAGATTCTTCAGTATCAGATAGAGATTTAGCAGCACTATTGTGGAAATTGCACAGGTGTCAACCTAGAGTTATCGGTCTTGATATTTATAGAGATTTTCCAGTTAACCCTGGTCATACAGAACTGTTGGCAGCTTTTAAAAATATCAAAAATTTAATTGTCATTGAAAAAGTATTCCCCAAGCAAATTGCTCCGCCACCGAATTTTTCTTTTGAACAAATTGGTTTTGCCGATCAAATTACGGATGCTGACGGCAAATTAAGACGAAGCCTATTAATAACACCAACATTTCAAGGAGAAAAATTATCTTTATCTCTACGTTTAGCAGAAATTTATTTAGCTCAGAAAAATATTAGCCTCAAAAATAGTATTAGCGATCGCACTGGAATTCAGTTTGGTAATACTCCACTACCAAAACTTTTTCCTAACTCTGGAGGCTATGTCCGAACTGATGTAACCGGAGTTCAAGTACTGCTCAATTTCCGTAGTGGTCGAAAAAGATTTAAAACTATATCTTTAAATGATATTAAAAGCAACAAATTTAATTCTGAATGGTTACGCGATCGCATTGTAATTGTCGGCATAACTTCCCCTAGTCGTAAAGACTTGATAACTACTTCGAGAATTACATCTAATCAGCCTACAAAAAAACAAGTTTATGGAGTAGAAATCCAAGCACATGCTGTGAGCCAAATTGTCAGCGCGGTGCTTGATGACAGACCACTTTTAAATACTTGGTCAGATGAATGGGAATATTTGTGGATCTTTGCCTGGGGGTTTTTAGGAATTGCGATCGCTCGATTGAGTAAATCTCTTTTAGCAAATATCATCATTGTGATTACTACAACTTCTAGCTTAATAGTCGCTAGTTATTTTCTCTTAACTTGGGGCTGGTGGGTTCCAGTAATTCCTACAATTATCGTTTTAACTCTCAATGGTATAGAACTCACTGCTTTATATCAATGCGATCAAGCTCTGCGATTGGGAATTAAAACTAGACAGGATGTTATTGAACGCACATTTGAAACAATTCACAACGGACCCTTGCAAAGTCTAGCTAAAGTTTTAAAAATGGTTAGATGTCAAGATTTACCAATCAAAGAATTACTTCCAGAACTGGAAAAAGAACTTGAGAAACTAAACCACGAACTCCGAGGAATTTATGATTTTTTACAACGAGAACCTCCAAATCAAGACAGTAGTCTTTACTTAGGAAATACTTTAGTATTAAATTTGCAAGATCCTCTGCATGAAATTCTCTATCAAGTTTACAGCCATACTTTAGCGCGAGACTTTCCTTGCTTTAGAACTATTAAAGTTAAAATTCGTACTTTTGAACCTATAGATGAACGATATTTAAGCATAGAACAAAAGCAAGGACTCTGCCGATTTCTTGAAGAAGCTTTATGCAATGTCGGCAAACATGCCATAGGAGTAACTCGCCTCGAAGTTACTTGCTTTTCATCTGAAGGCTGGTACACTTTGAGCATTATAGATGATGGGTTGGGTGTCAATTCATCTCGAGAAGGTCGCGGCACCCAACAGTTTAGAAATTTAGCAAAGCAACTCAAAGGTAAATTTCAACGAGTTCCTCTTTCTTCTAAAGGAACAATTTGTGAGTTGTCTTGGCCTGTAACTAAATTTTGGTTTAGTAATAAATGA
- the kdpC gene encoding K(+)-transporting ATPase subunit C has product MGIIRESIRAIFITVMLWLLTAIIYPLVILVVGQVFLPYQANGSIMRNLNNEPIGSALIGQSFTSERYFHPRPSTVRYSQGKKARPTGISGASNLAPSNPELLNRIIEQGNELRDENLQAIADIIYTSGSGLDPHISFKAARQQLERVARARGVAEEEILRLINKYTDSRFLWIFGEPGVNVLRLNYALDLQDINRQQNQ; this is encoded by the coding sequence ATGGGTATTATTCGAGAATCAATCAGAGCAATTTTCATAACTGTGATGCTTTGGTTGTTGACTGCAATCATCTATCCCCTCGTAATTCTTGTAGTGGGTCAAGTTTTCTTGCCCTATCAAGCTAACGGCAGCATCATGCGGAATTTAAATAATGAACCAATTGGTTCAGCTTTGATTGGTCAAAGCTTCACATCTGAGCGATATTTTCATCCCCGTCCTAGCACTGTTAGATATAGCCAAGGCAAAAAAGCCAGGCCAACTGGCATATCTGGAGCCAGCAATCTCGCTCCTAGCAATCCAGAGCTACTCAATCGGATTATAGAGCAGGGAAACGAACTGCGAGACGAAAATCTTCAAGCGATCGCTGATATTATTTACACCTCTGGATCGGGTTTAGATCCCCACATTTCCTTCAAAGCAGCACGCCAGCAATTGGAGCGAGTAGCTCGTGCCCGTGGAGTCGCAGAGGAAGAAATTTTACGTCTAATTAATAAGTATACTGATAGCAGATTTTTATGGATTTTTGGCGAACCTGGTGTCAATGTTCTTCGATTGAATTATGCTCTTGACCTGCAAGATATTAATCGTCAGCAAAATCAATGA
- a CDS encoding universal stress protein, with protein MTITPSISANYSLYPPRRGKHKIFIGMAPGVGKTYRMLEEGHALKQEGIDVIVGLLETHGRKETGEKAEGLEILPRKQYPRGELTLTDMDTDAILKRSPQLVLIDELAHTNVPGSPREKRYEDVEIVLAAGIDVYSTVNVQHLESLNDLVARITGIVVRERVPDRILDEADEVVLVDVTPETLQERLLEGKIYAPQKIQQSLDNFFQRRNLIALRELALREVADNVEENAIATTPNGQFCNIHERVLVCVSTYPNSVQLLRRGARIANYMNAPLYTLFVADPERFLTKEESLHIHTCEKLCKEFEGTFIRVTNSNVANAIAEVAEKYRITQIVIGESQRSRWQILLKGSLTQKLVRLLKNIDLHIIASEKMGSPK; from the coding sequence GTGACCATTACACCTTCGATATCTGCAAATTACTCCCTTTATCCGCCACGGCGGGGCAAGCATAAAATATTTATTGGCATGGCTCCTGGGGTAGGCAAAACCTACCGGATGCTGGAAGAGGGACACGCACTCAAACAAGAAGGAATTGATGTCATTGTCGGGCTTTTGGAAACCCACGGACGTAAGGAGACAGGAGAAAAGGCAGAGGGACTGGAGATTTTGCCCCGCAAGCAATATCCTCGCGGTGAGTTGACCCTAACGGATATGGATACAGATGCTATTTTAAAGCGATCGCCCCAATTAGTCTTAATCGATGAACTTGCCCATACCAATGTCCCTGGTTCCCCACGCGAAAAACGCTACGAAGATGTAGAAATAGTCTTGGCAGCAGGTATCGATGTCTACTCGACAGTGAATGTCCAACACTTAGAAAGCCTCAATGACTTAGTAGCCAGAATCACCGGGATAGTAGTGCGTGAGCGAGTTCCTGACAGGATTTTGGATGAAGCAGATGAAGTCGTACTAGTCGATGTGACACCAGAAACGCTCCAAGAACGATTATTAGAAGGCAAGATTTACGCACCGCAAAAAATCCAACAATCCCTCGATAACTTTTTCCAACGTCGTAACCTAATAGCTTTGCGGGAGTTGGCTTTACGGGAAGTAGCAGACAACGTAGAAGAAAATGCGATCGCCACCACACCAAATGGACAATTTTGTAACATTCATGAACGAGTTTTAGTATGTGTATCTACTTACCCTAACTCGGTGCAACTCTTACGCCGTGGTGCGAGAATAGCTAACTACATGAATGCACCGCTGTATACTTTGTTTGTTGCCGATCCAGAGCGCTTCCTTACCAAAGAGGAAAGTTTACACATCCACACCTGTGAGAAACTCTGTAAAGAATTTGAAGGGACTTTTATTCGGGTAACTAATAGTAACGTAGCTAATGCGATCGCCGAAGTAGCAGAGAAATATCGCATTACCCAAATTGTAATTGGAGAAAGTCAGCGATCGCGCTGGCAAATACTCCTCAAAGGTTCTTTAACGCAAAAATTGGTGCGCTTGCTCAAAAACATTGATTTGCATATCATTGCCAGCGAAAAAATGGGTTCACCTAAATAA
- a CDS encoding dienelactone hydrolase family protein, with protein MKEITRRKFIATATLATGFALAVQPISAGVITTDTKELVAGAVKIPVKDGEIPAYRAVPATGENFPIVLVIQEIFGVHEHIQDITRRFAKLGYLAIAPEMFVRQGDVSKLSSINEIRPIVAKVPDAQVLSDLDATVNWAVKSAKGNANKLAITGFCWGGRITWLYAAHNPQVKAGGAWYGRLVGDATELQPKYPVDIASKLTVPVLGLYGGQDTGIPLDTVEKMRDRLKESSSKSEIIVYPDAPHAFFADYRPSYRQKDAQDGWKRLLAWFKENGV; from the coding sequence ATGAAAGAAATAACTCGCCGCAAATTTATCGCCACAGCCACCTTGGCGACGGGTTTTGCTTTGGCAGTGCAGCCGATTTCTGCCGGAGTCATCACCACTGATACCAAGGAGTTGGTAGCTGGTGCAGTGAAAATTCCCGTTAAAGATGGCGAAATTCCTGCCTACAGAGCAGTACCCGCCACTGGTGAAAATTTCCCAATTGTTTTAGTAATTCAAGAAATCTTTGGCGTACACGAGCATATTCAGGATATCACTCGCCGCTTTGCCAAGTTGGGGTATTTGGCGATCGCTCCGGAAATGTTTGTCCGTCAAGGTGATGTCTCAAAATTAAGCAGTATCAACGAAATTCGCCCAATTGTCGCCAAAGTACCAGATGCCCAAGTGCTATCCGACCTTGACGCCACCGTAAACTGGGCTGTGAAATCAGCCAAGGGTAATGCCAATAAATTGGCGATTACAGGCTTTTGTTGGGGCGGCCGCATCACCTGGCTATACGCAGCACACAATCCCCAAGTAAAGGCGGGGGGAGCGTGGTACGGGCGACTCGTAGGTGATGCTACTGAACTTCAACCAAAGTATCCCGTTGATATTGCATCAAAACTGACAGTGCCAGTTCTCGGACTCTATGGTGGTCAGGATACGGGTATTCCCCTAGATACAGTAGAGAAAATGCGCGATCGCCTCAAGGAAAGCAGCAGCAAATCAGAAATCATCGTCTACCCCGATGCACCCCACGCATTTTTTGCCGATTATCGTCCCTCCTACCGCCAGAAAGATGCTCAGGACGGTTGGAAACGCCTTTTGGCGTGGTTTAAGGAAAATGGCGTGTAA
- a CDS encoding DUF29 family protein, with product MTQELIDLRKSILEGRYADALAIVDELEGMSKQAILRSIQAYLNILLIHLIKNQVEQRLTSSWANFIRNSIRQIKKLNIKDNKTSYYINLDEWENLIEEEVMEDAIADASEEVMNGAYTQFQLAQMVDRNQIIQTALKFLLLTYSYSAKELPTVVAENLTGLVGGEDWKTGGR from the coding sequence ATGACACAGGAATTAATAGACCTGAGAAAGAGCATTTTAGAAGGACGTTATGCAGATGCCTTAGCAATTGTTGATGAATTAGAGGGAATGAGCAAACAAGCTATTCTGCGTAGTATCCAAGCTTATTTAAATATTCTGTTGATTCATTTGATTAAAAACCAAGTAGAACAACGATTAACTAGTTCCTGGGCAAATTTTATTCGGAATTCTATTCGGCAAATTAAAAAACTGAATATAAAAGATAATAAAACATCTTATTATATCAATTTAGATGAATGGGAGAATTTAATAGAAGAGGAAGTGATGGAAGATGCGATCGCAGATGCGAGTGAGGAAGTTATGAATGGAGCATATACTCAATTTCAACTAGCACAAATGGTAGACAGAAACCAGATAATTCAGACTGCTTTGAAATTTTTGCTACTAACTTATTCTTATTCAGCTAAAGAGTTACCGACAGTTGTGGCTGAAAATTTAACTGGGTTAGTCGGTGGAGAAGATTGGAAAACAGGTGGGCGGTGA
- a CDS encoding DUF29 family protein, protein MTQELIDLRTCILEGRYADALAIVDELEGMSKQAILRNIQAYLRILLIHLIKNQVEQRLTNSWVASIRNSLLEIKKLNLKDNKKSYYINLEEWDTHLEDEIEVAVRDASVEVMNGIYNEFQLAEIVDKNQIIQGVLKFLMLTYSYSAKELPAVIAENLTELPGGEDWKNR, encoded by the coding sequence ATGACACAAGAATTAATAGACCTCAGAACTTGTATTTTAGAAGGACGTTATGCAGATGCCTTAGCAATTGTAGATGAATTAGAGGGAATGAGTAAACAAGCTATTCTGCGTAATATCCAAGCTTATTTAAGAATTCTGCTGATTCATTTAATTAAAAACCAAGTAGAGCAGAGATTAACAAATTCTTGGGTAGCTTCTATCCGGAATTCGCTTTTAGAAATTAAAAAACTTAATCTCAAAGACAATAAAAAATCTTATTATATCAATTTAGAAGAATGGGATACTCATCTGGAAGATGAAATAGAAGTAGCTGTGCGTGATGCGAGTGTGGAAGTGATGAATGGAATATATAATGAATTTCAACTAGCTGAAATAGTCGATAAAAACCAGATAATTCAGGGTGTTTTGAAATTTTTGATGCTAACTTATTCTTATTCAGCTAAAGAATTACCGGCAGTTATAGCTGAAAATTTAACTGAGTTACCCGGTGGAGAAGATTGGAAAAACAGATAG
- the kdpB gene encoding potassium-transporting ATPase subunit KdpB, with protein sequence MNKAAPTSKARRPNSRPGDRRQARKKARVNTKWLYLRAVRDAFLKLNPKYAIKNPVMFLVWVGTIVTLLVTIDPNLFGPVTQKKPQLFNGLLSGILFFTVWFANFAEAIAEGRGKAQADALRSTKSETIAKKLAADGTISEVPSTSLKQGDNIYVVAGDIIPADGEVIMGVASVDESAITGESAPVLKESGSDVASSVTGGTRIISDELIIRITSDPGKGFIDRMIALVEGAERSKTPNEIALTVLLAVLSLVFLLVVATLPALAYYVDSPISVPVLIALLVALIPTTIGGLLSTIGIAGMDRVAQFNVIATSGRAVEACGDVNTLVLDKTGTITLGNRLAEEFIPINGHTMAEIASVAWAASVFDDTPEGKSIVRLAEKLGARFDFDSSQAEGVNFSAKTRMSGTNLPGGHEARKGAVGAIKGFVRSRNGGDIPELDAVYERVSHLGGTPLAVSLDNEIYGVIYLKDIVKPGIRDRFEQLRRMGVRTVMLTGDNRITASVIAREAGVDDFIAEATPEDKISVIQKEQAAGKLVAMTGDGTNDAPALAQANVGVAMNTGTQAAKEAANMVDLDSDPTKLIDIISIGKQLLITRGALTTFSIANDIAKYFAIIPVIFVAANLQSLNIMNLTSPNSAVLSALIYNALIIPALIPLALKGVEFRPLTANQLLQRNILIYGLGGVITPFIAIKLIDMLITVVGLA encoded by the coding sequence ATGAATAAAGCGGCACCTACCTCCAAAGCTAGACGCCCAAATTCTCGTCCTGGCGATCGCCGCCAAGCACGTAAAAAGGCCAGGGTAAATACTAAATGGCTGTACTTAAGGGCAGTTCGAGATGCTTTTCTCAAACTCAACCCTAAGTATGCAATCAAAAATCCGGTGATGTTTTTGGTTTGGGTGGGGACGATCGTTACTCTATTGGTAACCATTGATCCCAACCTATTTGGCCCAGTCACCCAAAAGAAACCACAACTGTTTAACGGCTTGTTATCAGGGATTTTATTCTTTACAGTTTGGTTTGCCAATTTTGCTGAAGCTATAGCTGAAGGGCGGGGAAAAGCTCAAGCCGATGCCTTGCGCTCTACAAAATCAGAGACGATCGCTAAAAAACTCGCTGCCGACGGCACAATTAGTGAAGTTCCATCCACCAGCCTCAAACAAGGCGATAATATCTACGTAGTTGCTGGCGATATTATACCCGCCGATGGTGAAGTAATTATGGGTGTGGCCTCGGTGGATGAATCGGCAATTACTGGGGAATCGGCACCAGTATTAAAAGAATCAGGCTCCGATGTTGCCAGTTCCGTCACTGGTGGGACGCGGATTATCTCAGATGAATTGATTATCAGGATCACATCTGACCCAGGTAAAGGTTTTATTGACAGAATGATTGCCTTGGTGGAAGGGGCAGAACGTAGCAAAACACCAAACGAAATTGCCTTGACTGTGTTGTTGGCAGTCCTCAGCTTAGTATTTTTACTTGTTGTGGCGACTTTGCCCGCACTTGCCTATTACGTCGATAGTCCAATTAGCGTCCCGGTTTTGATTGCCCTATTAGTGGCATTGATTCCCACCACCATCGGCGGCTTACTGAGTACCATCGGCATTGCTGGTATGGATCGAGTCGCCCAATTTAACGTCATTGCCACCTCAGGACGAGCCGTAGAAGCTTGTGGTGATGTCAACACTCTAGTTCTCGATAAGACAGGTACAATTACCCTTGGTAACCGTTTGGCAGAAGAATTTATCCCCATCAACGGTCATACTATGGCGGAAATTGCCAGTGTTGCTTGGGCAGCTAGCGTATTTGACGATACACCAGAAGGTAAATCCATTGTCCGGCTGGCAGAAAAGTTAGGCGCAAGATTTGATTTTGACTCTAGTCAGGCTGAAGGAGTCAATTTTTCTGCCAAAACACGCATGAGTGGTACGAACTTACCTGGTGGACATGAGGCCAGGAAGGGAGCAGTGGGAGCCATTAAAGGATTTGTCCGTTCCCGCAACGGAGGGGATATCCCAGAACTCGATGCAGTTTACGAGAGAGTTTCTCACCTGGGAGGTACACCTTTAGCAGTCAGTCTAGATAACGAAATCTACGGAGTTATTTATCTTAAAGATATTGTGAAACCTGGTATCCGCGATCGCTTTGAGCAACTACGACGCATGGGAGTGCGTACCGTCATGCTAACTGGCGATAACCGGATTACAGCTTCCGTCATTGCCAGAGAAGCTGGGGTGGACGACTTCATCGCCGAAGCCACACCAGAAGACAAAATCAGCGTCATTCAAAAAGAACAAGCAGCAGGTAAGCTAGTTGCCATGACAGGGGACGGAACTAACGATGCTCCCGCATTAGCCCAAGCTAACGTCGGCGTCGCTATGAATACAGGAACCCAAGCCGCCAAAGAAGCCGCCAACATGGTAGATTTGGACTCCGATCCCACAAAGTTAATCGATATTATAAGCATTGGCAAACAATTGCTGATTACTCGCGGCGCATTGACGACATTTTCCATCGCCAATGATATTGCTAAATACTTTGCGATTATTCCAGTGATCTTTGTCGCTGCTAACCTGCAAAGCTTGAATATTATGAATTTGACCAGTCCTAATTCTGCTGTATTATCGGCACTGATTTACAATGCTTTGATTATTCCAGCTTTGATTCCTTTGGCATTGAAAGGTGTCGAGTTTAGACCGCTAACAGCTAATCAGCTATTGCAACGTAACATCTTAATTTATGGCTTAGGTGGGGTGATTACGCCGTTTATCGCTATTAAATTGATAGATATGCTAATTACAGTTGTAGGCTTGGCTTAA
- a CDS encoding response regulator transcription factor, which yields MKQEISEKALLKILVIDDHESVLSGTVDILQKHYPGAEIVTAINANNALNQVSSLQLDLIVMDLSIPENYGNTARPDTGIQLLRILMKHYPNLNIIVQTAHVRTLVRIRPDIDSHKGGFTVADKSLSTQEMLTRVDWALQGLTHTKDIKGIYSGLEFKPEWLRVLTLAFEEGLQDKTIAERMCISERMVRHYWSKLQDALNVYPDEGKNIRIQTEIRAREEGLID from the coding sequence ATGAAACAAGAAATATCAGAGAAGGCATTGCTGAAAATTTTGGTAATTGATGACCATGAGTCAGTTTTAAGTGGAACAGTAGACATCTTACAAAAACATTACCCTGGTGCTGAAATTGTCACTGCTATAAATGCTAATAATGCTCTCAATCAAGTTAGTAGTTTACAGCTAGATCTTATAGTTATGGATCTTTCCATACCAGAAAATTATGGCAATACAGCCCGACCGGACACAGGTATTCAACTACTCAGAATTTTGATGAAACACTATCCCAACTTGAATATTATTGTCCAAACTGCTCATGTGAGAACATTAGTGAGAATTAGACCTGATATTGATAGTCATAAAGGAGGTTTTACAGTCGCCGATAAAAGTCTTTCCACCCAAGAAATGTTGACTAGAGTTGATTGGGCGTTACAAGGATTAACTCATACAAAAGATATTAAAGGAATTTATTCGGGATTAGAGTTTAAACCAGAGTGGCTTAGGGTGCTGACTTTAGCGTTTGAAGAAGGATTACAAGACAAAACTATTGCTGAACGAATGTGTATATCTGAACGTATGGTACGTCATTACTGGAGTAAGCTACAAGACGCTTTAAATGTTTATCCTGATGAAGGAAAAAATATTCGGATTCAAACTGAAATCAGAGCTAGAGAAGAAGGTTTAATTGATTAG
- a CDS encoding DUF29 domain-containing protein, protein MEGRYADALAIVDELEGMSKKAVLRQIKSFVRILLIHLIKNQLEERLTNFWAASIRNAIREIKEVNVKENKTSYYISLDEWENLIEEEVVEDAIADASEEVMNGKFTRSQLSAMLNKNQIITTATSFLALTYTYSPKELPAIMDDYLSRLAGGENWINRDKAIAIHLQNAGNIPVC, encoded by the coding sequence TTGGAAGGGCGTTATGCAGATGCCTTAGCAATTGTTGATGAATTAGAGGGAATGAGTAAAAAGGCAGTTCTACGGCAAATAAAATCCTTTGTCAGAATTCTACTAATTCATCTAATTAAGAATCAACTAGAGGAGAGATTAACAAATTTTTGGGCAGCTTCTATTCGGAATGCAATCCGCGAAATTAAAGAAGTAAATGTCAAAGAAAATAAAACATCTTACTATATCAGTTTAGATGAATGGGAAAATTTGATAGAAGAGGAAGTCGTGGAAGATGCGATCGCAGATGCCAGCGAGGAAGTTATGAATGGTAAATTCACTCGCTCTCAATTGTCAGCGATGCTAAATAAAAACCAGATTATAACCACAGCAACAAGTTTCCTGGCTTTAACATATACTTATTCGCCAAAGGAATTACCAGCAATTATGGATGATTATCTCAGTAGGTTAGCTGGGGGAGAAAATTGGATAAATCGGGATAAGGCGATCGCGATTCATTTGCAGAATGCAGGGAATATTCCAGTATGCTGA
- the kdpA gene encoding potassium-transporting ATPase subunit KdpA has translation MGQGFLQIGLTLCIVVAITPVFGRYMARVFLGEKTLLDLLMNPIERSMYVLAGVRRKDDMTGWQYIRAVICTNLIMGISVYLLLYFQRLLPWNPNGLGRPSWDILLHTTISFLTNTDQQHYAGETTLSYFSQVAALGFLMFTSAATGLAVGIAFIRGLTGRRLGNFYVDLTRAITRILLPISIISAIALILVGVPQTLKGTMDITTLEGGTQYIARGPVASFEAIKMLGENGGGFFGANSAHPFENPNGASNLIEMIAMISIPAALIYTYGVFANNIKQAWLLFWMVFVVFVVLVGVTAVGELQGNPLINRTIGLEQPSLEGKEVRFGWAQTAFWAVMTTATMCGAVNGMHDSLMPQGIFSTLFNLFIQIIWGGQGTGTAYLFIYLILTVFLTGLMVGRTPEFLGRKIEKREIVLASVVLLIHPIVVLIPSAIALAYPISLSGISNPGYHGISQVVYEYVSAGANNGSGLEGLKDNSLWWNLSTLVSLIVGRYIPMFAILLLADGMSGKQQVEETPGTLRTDSLVFIGITAGVTLVLGVLTFFPVLALGPIAEGLQLASGS, from the coding sequence ATGGGACAAGGTTTTTTACAAATCGGCTTAACGCTGTGTATCGTTGTAGCAATTACTCCAGTATTTGGAAGATACATGGCGCGTGTCTTCTTGGGAGAAAAAACACTGCTTGACTTGTTAATGAACCCGATAGAGCGAAGTATGTACGTACTAGCGGGTGTTCGCAGAAAAGATGATATGACGGGCTGGCAGTATATCCGGGCTGTAATATGCACTAATCTGATTATGGGTATTTCAGTGTATTTACTGTTATATTTTCAGAGACTCTTACCCTGGAATCCTAACGGCTTAGGTAGGCCGAGTTGGGATATATTGCTGCACACAACTATTTCCTTTTTAACCAACACCGACCAGCAACACTATGCTGGTGAGACAACCTTAAGTTATTTTAGCCAGGTAGCAGCTTTAGGCTTTTTGATGTTCACCTCCGCAGCCACCGGTTTAGCGGTGGGAATTGCTTTTATTCGGGGGTTGACGGGTAGACGGCTAGGTAACTTTTACGTCGATCTCACCCGTGCAATCACGCGAATATTACTGCCAATTTCAATTATTAGTGCGATCGCCTTGATTTTAGTAGGTGTACCGCAAACATTAAAAGGGACTATGGATATAACAACCTTAGAGGGAGGAACTCAGTATATTGCCAGAGGCCCCGTAGCATCCTTTGAGGCGATCAAAATGTTGGGCGAAAATGGCGGCGGCTTTTTTGGCGCTAATTCTGCCCATCCCTTTGAAAATCCCAATGGCGCTTCTAATTTAATCGAAATGATCGCCATGATTTCCATACCAGCAGCCTTGATTTACACCTATGGTGTATTTGCCAACAACATTAAACAAGCGTGGCTGCTTTTCTGGATGGTGTTTGTAGTTTTTGTCGTTTTGGTTGGAGTGACAGCCGTAGGAGAACTGCAAGGTAATCCCCTGATTAACAGAACCATCGGATTAGAACAGCCGAGTTTAGAGGGTAAAGAAGTCCGATTTGGTTGGGCCCAAACGGCATTTTGGGCAGTTATGACCACCGCCACCATGTGTGGTGCTGTGAATGGGATGCACGATTCCTTAATGCCACAGGGAATATTTTCGACTCTCTTCAACTTATTTATCCAAATTATCTGGGGCGGTCAAGGAACTGGAACAGCTTACTTATTCATTTACTTAATTCTCACCGTTTTTCTCACTGGGTTAATGGTGGGACGTACCCCAGAGTTCTTAGGACGCAAAATTGAAAAACGGGAAATCGTTCTCGCCAGCGTAGTGTTGTTAATTCACCCAATTGTAGTTTTAATTCCCAGCGCGATCGCCTTAGCTTATCCAATTTCCCTATCTGGAATTAGCAATCCTGGCTATCACGGCATTTCCCAAGTAGTTTATGAATATGTCTCAGCGGGGGCAAATAATGGTTCTGGCTTAGAAGGATTGAAAGATAACAGCCTCTGGTGGAACTTGAGTACTTTAGTTAGTTTGATAGTAGGACGCTACATTCCGATGTTTGCCATCCTACTGTTAGCTGACGGGATGTCTGGCAAACAACAAGTAGAAGAAACTCCCGGCACCCTGAGAACTGATTCTTTGGTATTTATTGGGATCACCGCTGGAGTCACCCTGGTTTTGGGAGTATTGACTTTCTTTCCCGTTCTAGCTTTAGGCCCCATAGCCGAAGGTTTGCAACTAGCGTCTGGCAGCTAG